A DNA window from Trichomycterus rosablanca isolate fTriRos1 chromosome 9, fTriRos1.hap1, whole genome shotgun sequence contains the following coding sequences:
- the faslg gene encoding tumor necrosis factor ligand superfamily member 6 → MHSNNRNPYPPVFTVDASGCLSYQQHHRTHAARSELPPVPCWSFPPARVQAKRRSCGGMSSAAGTLLVMVLLTVFAALGLGAYQIMTLQKELMQLKRAVNTESESSAPQMLVGHKIEDIKDNKHAQAAHLTGKSQEKGLKTLKWESRHGRAFTDGILYSNGGLLVNETGLYFVYSHVEFLFNDCKFRESLSHIVYIKRENQPLTLMKDHRQGVCRIGSQEVWIAGSNLGSMQQLQKDDWVFVNVSRTDLLSNDHQSNYFGLFKLP, encoded by the exons ATGCACAGTAATAATAGGAACCCTTACCCTCCAGTGTTCACTGTGGATGCTTCAGGATGTCTTTCATACCAGCAACATCACAGGACTCATGCTGCAAGATCTGAGCTGCCCCCGGTGCCCTGCTGGTCATTTCCTCCTGCCAGAGTTCAAGCCAAGAGAAGGAGTTGTGGAGGCATGAGCTCTGCTGCAGGAACTCTGCTGGTTATGGTCCTGCTCACGGTGTTTGCTGCACTGGGACTTGGAGCCTACCAAATCATGACTCTGCAGAAAGAGCTAATGCAGCTTAAACGG GCTGTAAACACAGAAAGTGAAAGCAGTGCACCTCAAATGCTCGTTG GGCACAAAATTGAAGACATCAAGGACAACAAACATGCACAGGCTGCACATCTGACTG GAAAAAGCCAGGAGAAAGGCTTAAAGACGCTGAAGTGGGAGTCAAGGCATGGCCGTGCCTTCACAGACGGTATTCTGTACAGCAATGGTGGATTACTAGTAAATGAAACAGGCCTCTACTTTGTCTACTCACATGTGGAGTTCCTTTTTAATGACTGCAAATTTAGGGAATCTCTGTCTCACATAGTCTACATAAAGCGAGAAAATCAACCGTTAACACTTATGAAAGATCACAGACAGGGAGTTTGCAGGATTGGGAGTCAGGAAGTGTGGATTGCAGGAAGTAACCTTGGCTCTATGCAACAGCTCCAAAAAGATGATTGGGTGTTTGTCAATGTGTCCCGAACAGACTTGCTCAGTAATGACCACCAAAGTAATTATTTTGGCCTCTTTAAATTgccataa